In one Pseudomonas sp. SCA2728.1_7 genomic region, the following are encoded:
- the modB gene encoding molybdate ABC transporter permease subunit: MSLTSADFAAIWLTLKLASLTTVILLVIGTPIALWLSRTRSWLRGPIGAIVALPLVLPPTVIGFYLLLMMGPHGFLGQFTQWLGMGTLTFSFTGLVIGSVIYSMPFVVQPLQNAFSAIGTRPLEVAATLRANPWDTFFSVILPLARPGFITAAILGFAHTVGEFGVVLMIGGNIPDKTRVVSVQIYDHVEALEYAQAHWLAGAMLVFSFLVLLALYSSRKTRAGWS; encoded by the coding sequence ATGTCGCTGACGAGTGCCGATTTCGCGGCGATCTGGCTGACCCTGAAACTGGCGTCCCTGACCACCGTGATCCTGCTGGTTATCGGCACTCCGATTGCCCTGTGGTTGTCGCGCACCCGCTCGTGGCTGCGCGGCCCGATCGGGGCGATCGTCGCCCTGCCCCTCGTGTTGCCACCGACCGTGATCGGTTTCTATCTGTTATTGATGATGGGGCCGCACGGCTTTCTCGGCCAATTTACCCAATGGCTGGGCATGGGCACTTTGACCTTCAGCTTCACCGGCCTGGTGATCGGTTCGGTGATCTATTCCATGCCGTTCGTGGTGCAGCCGTTGCAGAACGCGTTCTCGGCGATCGGCACCCGCCCACTGGAAGTCGCCGCGACCTTGCGCGCCAATCCGTGGGACACTTTTTTCAGCGTGATTTTGCCGCTGGCGCGCCCCGGTTTTATCACGGCGGCGATCCTCGGCTTCGCGCATACCGTCGGTGAATTCGGCGTGGTGCTGATGATTGGCGGCAACATTCCCGACAAGACCCGCGTGGTTTCCGTGCAAATCTACGACCACGTCGAAGCGCTGGAATACGCACAGGCTCACTGGCTGGCCGGGGCGATGCTGGTGTTCTCGTTTCTGGTGTTGCTGGCGTTGTACTCCAGCCGCAAGACCCGCGCAGGCTGGAGCTGA